The genomic segment AGATTTGGCAAAAGTGCCGAAATCATAAAACTACTCCAAAATCACTCCTCTAAAGCCATTTTAGATGAATTTGAAGGCGATGGCGAAAGCGATGGTTACCGCTATCATAGCTTTGTCGATAATATTGTAATTTACCTTGTGCAAAAAGAATCATAATCTTGCAAACACTAAGCACAATTCCTTTAGAGCTCCAACATTTAAAGAATCTAAAAACACTTTATTATCACGGGAATCTACAATTACTTCAACAGCGCAAAATAGCCATTATTGGCTCTAGAAACCCAAACCCTTATGCTCAAAATTTCACCAAGGAAATCTCCAAGAAAATATCGCCTTATGCAACAATCATAAGTGGAGGTGCATTGGGGATAGATATTTTAGCCCACAGCGCTGCTTTACCAAACACCATTATGGTATCTCCAAGCTCACTAGATATTATCTATCCAAAAACTAATCAAAAAATTATTCAAGAAATTTATCAAAAAGGGCTTATGCTAAGCCAATTTTCTCCTCCTTATATACCTAAGCATTATTCCTTTTTAGAACGCAATAAAATCATTATTAGTCTTGCAGAATCTATCATAATTCCTCAAGCCGACTTAGAAAGCGGATCTATGCAAAGTGCCAAATACGCATTAAGCCTAGAAAAAAAAATCTATGTTCCACCTCACCACTTAGGACAAAGTGAGGGGACACAAAGATTAGCCAAGGAAGGCAAAGCTGATGTCATTTGGGAAGTTGATAGCTTTTTATCTACTCTTTTTGAAACCACATCTTACCAAAGTGCCGATGAAATTCTAGAGTTTTGCAAAACTAATCCTTTTTTTGAAGAAGCCTTTATTAAATTCGGAGAAATTCTTTTTACCTATGAATTAGAGGGCAAAATTCTAAGAAATAATGGAAGAATCGAGGTTCTTTGATGCAAAATATTTTGGCATTAGATATAGGATTAAAGCGTATAGGAATCGCAAAATCAATACAAAATATTCCCATTCCCCTACCCCCAATTTTAAGAAAAAATCGGAATCAAGCTGCCAAAGAAGTAAGTCAAGTTATTTATGATTCCAAAATCCAAACTCTCATCATTGGTCTCCCACAAGAGAGCGAATCTTCAGCAGAAATGGAGCGCAGAATCAAACATTTTGTAAGCTTACTTGAAATTCCAAATAATATTAAAATACATTTCATAGATGAATCTTTTAGTTCCTTTGAGGCACTCCAAAGAATGCAAGGTAGCAAAAAAAGCAAAAAGAAAGATGGCAGTCTAGATAGCCTTGCTGCAATGATAATTTTAGAGCGTTTCTTAGTGAGCCAGAAACAAAACTAAGGGCTTATTATTTAAAAGCAAATCCACTTGCACACCCTGCTTCCCAACAAGCATTTGTGCAATCTCCTCTTCGCTTTTGCAGGCTTTTGGCAAAGAGATGCCAATGGAGAGATTATGTTCTGATAAAATCGCTTTTGATCGCCCCGCGATAATATTTGTAAATTCTTTAATCACATCAAGCAACTCTTCATCGCTTTGCGATTCCTCACCTAGTAACATCAAAGAGGCTTCTTTGACGATTGACTTACTAAAACAAAGCGCCACAATTCCACTCACATCGCCCTCAAAGCTAATCATCGCTCCCATAATATTGCTTTGACCAGTTTTATTATAGGTTGTAACTTTATAGTCTTTTCGCTTTGCCTCGCCACCTGTTAGGGAGGAAAGTGTTTCAATAGCAGCATTGATAAACACAGGCAACTGCGCCACAAGATGTTTTGTAAGTCCTTTGCGTTTCTGCTCAACTGCTTGGTATTTTTTAATCGCTTCTTTAATCTGTGGATCTTGTCTGCATTCCTCAAGGCTAGAAAAGAAGTAAATTCCACTACGCCTACAAAGTTCTCTTTTTTCTTTAGCAAGATTTAATTGCAAACCACAAATTGCAACACAAGCTTCATAGCGCACATTGTTTAAAGCCAAAGACATAATAAAATCCAATGCTCCAAAATTAAAGTCCTGAATCTGACTCACATCAAAAACAAACACTTTATATCCCTCGCGCAATCTTGAATTATGCGCCTGAAGATTAAAATACAATGTAATATTTTTGTCAGCCTTTCTATAAAGCGTATAAATCACCATTCCATTTTGTATGATGGTGGGGATAAAATTTCCTGTAACATCAAAATAAATATCATAAATATAAAAAGCTTGATCTAAGAGTTGTTTGCGTTTTTCCAAAAAAGCTTGAGCGTTGTTAAGGCAAATAACCTCATAACCCTTTACTTGCAATTCATGAGAAATGAGTGTTTGCACCATTCCATCATTATCATAATAAACAATCTTTTGTTGAATAGGTGGCATTTTAAAACCAAGCAAAAAACTAGCAATAGAATCATTTTTAAATAGTGGAATACTTCGATTAGGAAAAAGGGCTTTAAGTTTGACAAATTGGGTTTTACTATATCCTATAAAAGCAACTGGAATGGAAACCTTATCTTGCAATGCCAACAATGCCCTTGCTACCAAAATTATAGCACCCTCATCAATCCAATTAATGTTTTCAAAAGAAAAATAAACCGCCTTGATAGATAAACTTCTAATCGTAGCGCTATTGGAGGTGAAAACCTCGCAAATCTCCTTTGCTTCTTTCATCTCCAAATGGATATTTGGCGCATAAATGGCAATGTCTTGCTTAATAATAGGTCGCATTGAATTAGTTTGCGAGATAAACTTCTGCTTCTACTCTTCTATTTTTTTGTCTGCCTTCTCGTGTTTTATTAGAAGCAATTGGCTTTTCTTCACCATAACCTTTTGCTTCTAATCTTTCTGAAGAAATACCTTGTTTAACGATTTCATTTTTAACAGATACTGCTCTTTTTTCAGAAAGCTTTTGATTATAAGCTGCACTTCCTGTGCTATCTGTATGTCCATTAATTACAGCTGTTTTTTCAGGATTTTGCTCCATATATTTTGCAAAATCTTGAATCTCTGGATAATAAGCTGGATCCACTACTGCAGAATCACTAGGAAACTCTACATTAAAGGTGTGGATATGCGATAAAGCAGGTTCTTGTGTCTCCTCTACAACAACTTCTTTTGCTTCTTTTGCTTCTTTTGCTTCTTCTGCTACTGCAACTTGCTGTGCTCCATAAGTTCCAAATGGAATGCTAAAGCCAAGCATCGCAACCACATCACTTCTGCCATCAAAACTCATTAAATGTCTTAATTCTGTTTTAAAATGTAAATACTCAAAAGCTTCCCAACGCAATCCCACACCATATTGACCAAATGGCGCACTATCTAAACTTTGGCTATTATTAGAAACATCTTCATAACCCACACCACCTAAGATATAAGGAGATACGCTTTGCCATACTTCAAATTCTTTAACAAGATTCATATAATAACGATTAAAAGAGGTTTTAGCATTAGGAATACTTTGCTCAGCGTGTGTAATCCAATCATAACCCAACTCCAAAAGCACATCAGGAGCTACCCTCGCACCCGCTTTTAGTCCATAAGACAAATCAATGTCATCTGCCATTCTTTGATTATCCACATGCCAACTTCCGCCAATTTGAGGTGTAATCTCAAATTGATTATTCGCAGCAAAAAGCATACTAGACAAAACCAATGACAAAGAGAAAAACTTTTTCATATTCCTTCCTTTATTCATGAAAAATAACATTTTCTATTTCTAGAATCCATGTTCTTTAAATTATAACTAAAATTAACTAAATCTACTGCCCTAAAACTAAAGAATTACTAAAATTTCTTTTTATTAACATCTTCAAGAATATTCTTAGCAATGTTATCAACACTTCGAGTAATCTCATTAGTTGCATTTGCTACGCCAACATTATCTTGAGTTGCACTTTCTAATTGCGCAATTGTGTCGTTAATCTGTCCTATTCCTTCTGTTTGCTCTTTGATAGATTCGCTCATTTCATTTACGCTTTGAACAAGCACATTAACATTTGCTTCAATCTCACCTAGTGATTTTGCCGTTCTTTCTGCTAACTTTCTTACTTCATCAGCAACAACCGCAAATCCTCTTCCGTGTTCTCCTGCTCTTGCTGCCTCAATTGCCGCATTCAAAGCAAGGAGATTGGTTTGATCTGCTATATCTTTGATTACACCAACTATTTCTTTAATATCTTCTGCCTGTCTTGTAGCTTCCATAGTCTTATCGCTAACATTTTGCATTGAAGCACTAATCTCTTCAACTGCAGCAGCAGATTGCTCCAAAGAACTTGCTTGACTTTGAGAACCATCAGTAAGTTTTTGCATTGATTCTTTTAGTTCTAAAGAACGCGCTGCTAATTCTTCAGCAAATTTAGCACTTGTATGCAACATGGTTTTAATCTCTTTGCCCAAAGTATTAGTAACAATCTCAACGCGTCCATTTGCATTTTTAACTTCTGTAGTGAAGTCTAATCTCACATAAGAATCAAAAACTCTTGAGATTTCATTGGTATCGCTTCCAATTTTTTCCTGTAAAACATCAAGCATTCGATTTAACACTTCTTTAAGCTCTACTAATCGAGGGTTACTAGGATTCTTAGAAATTCTTGCAGTGAGATTTCCTGCTTCAATTTCCTTAGCAGTTTCTACTGATTCTTTAATCGCTTCTTCATCAACCAATAAAGAAGATCGAGTTCTTTCAATATTGCTATTAATGATTCGTCCCATAGTTCCCAATTCATCATTAGAGTGAATTTTAACTGTTTGTATGTCTTTACTTTCGTAATTAATATATTTAAAGACTTTATCCAATGTATCCAAAATAACAGTAAGTCTCTTAGAAACATTTTTACGAATATGAAAATACACAAAAGACATTACAATAATCAAGAAAATAACTGAAGCCCCAGCAATAATGTATTCTAAAGTGTATAAAGAAGCAAGCACTGAAGATTTAGGAGCGGTTACCCAAATTCTCCAATTAATAGCCCCACCCACAGAAGAAAATGGCATCACACTTGCATAGCTTGGTACTTTATCTGTAGTGACATAATCATACACTCCCGCTTTGCCTTCTACCATAGCTCTAACCCCTTCTGCTGCTTTAGGATCCTTATTAATATCTTGCATTTTCTTAAAAATTAAACTTTCATTTCTATGAACAAGGATAGTTCCATCCTCATTAAGCAATCCAATAATACTACCATCAAAAAGTTCATTAGAAGGATCTAATAACTCTTCTGCAAGACTTTCAAAGTTAAAGATAAATCCAACTGCTCCAATCACAGAATGATTCTCATCATAAAGTGTCATTGCCATACCAATACCTACAAATTCCTTTCCACTTAATGAAAATTTACGCGGTATACCAAAAAAAACTTTGCCATCATCTGCACTAGAAGCAGCTAGAGCCTTTTTTGCTGAATTTAATTGCAAATCACTACCCACACGCAAACTTGTGATACCCCCAGCAGATCTCACATCTTTGTCTTGCCAAAGTGCCATATAATTGCCATCATCCATTTTTGTAAATCTACCATTGTCATTGAAACCTAATGAATTTTTCAAATATACAAAAGCATAATCTGTATAACTACCAGAATCAAGCACATGTGCTATTGTTTCTTCAAGTTGATTCATTGAGATATTTTGTCGTGGGGTTGAAGTAAAAATACTTTCTATGCTATTAGTAGCTGCATTATTCAACGCAATCATTTCTTTTACTGAAGCTTCAACGGTGTTAGTATGTCCTTTTGAAGCTTCCATAATAATAGCTTCAGCACTCTTACTCATACTATCACTCACTCGAGTAGAAATAATAATAAAAAGAATCGCCAAACCAATAACCATAATAATGCCTATGGAGGCAACTAATTTAATTCCTATGCTTAAACTTTTAAATGGATTCATAATTCACCCTCATCTAAATTTTAATAAAAACAAAGCGCGGATTATATCACAAAACAACTTAATTAAAATAAATATCTAAAATTATTTTAACTTCTTAATTAGCGCTTAAAAAGCTCATTAGAGCTAAAAATTTAAAAATAAAAAATGCTTACCATCAAACCCATACAAACCCATAGAATACAAACAATTTAAAAACAATAATAATTACAAATTATCTCAAATAAAATAATTTGTAATTTCCAAAAAATACCCCCTAATATTCTAAAGTTTAATTATTTTTTATCTTTCTTTTTCTTTTTCTTTTTTTGCAAATCTTCTTCTTGCTCATTAGAAAACATTCGCACGCTTGAATAATATGAAACAACTCCAGGATCAGCTAACAAACAAACATTCTCTGCATCTTTATCTTCATAATCAATCTTAGAAAGCAAGATTCTAGCGAGATTGATTCTTGCGCGTTTTTTGTCATTAGAATCCACAATCATCCAAGGCGCAAAAGGTGTGTGCGTGCGTGAAAACATCTTCTCAAAGGCTTCTGTGTATTCATCCCATAAATTAAGGGATAACTCATCAATAGGGCTTAATTTCCAACGCTTTAAAGGCTCATCTTTTCTTGCTTCAATTCTCTTTCTTTGCTCTTCTTGCCCAACATCTAAAAAGAATTTAAACAAAATATAACCACTCTCAATCAACATTTGTTCCAAATGGGAAACTTGAATAATGAATTCTTTGTATTGTTCATTACTACAAAAGTTCATCACACGCTCCACTCCAGCTCGGTTATACCAACTGCGATCAAAAAATACAATTTCTCCACCATTTGGAAGTTCATCAATATAACGCTGAAAATACCATTGTGTTTTTTCTACATCACTTGGTTTTTGCAATGCCACCACTCTTGCCCCACGCGGATTTAAATGCTCTCTTAAAGCTTTGATTGTTCCACCTTTGCCTGCAGCATCACGCCCTTCTAAGATTATAATGATTTTTTTCTGATGCTTTTTTACCCAATTTTGCAATTTAATCAGCTCAATTTGGAGTTTTTTAATCTCCACTTCATAAAATTCCTTATTTAACTTGCCTTTTTTATTATAAACTTCACCAGGTCTTTCATCTTCAGGACGCACAACTAAAGTTTTACTCATTTGCCTAACCTCCAAACTTAAGTTATAAAATAGTTAAAATATTCTACCATTAAAGAATTAAATTATACATAAGGAAAACTATTTTGAATACTTTATTTTGTATTGGAAAAAATTATTCTTTTAAACCACTTCAAAAATATTCTATTTGCTATGCTCAAAGTCTTTTTGGGGAGATTCAATGCACTTGGTTTTTGGATTCTTTAAATGATACAAATTGCCTTAAAAATCTCAATTACGCCATAGAATCTTCACAGAATCTTTTAATACTCGCCAAAGATTCTGTGCTCAATGAAATTTTAGAGTATTTTAAAAAATATTCTTTTTCAACGCCTATTTTCAAAAAAACCCACCATACACTTGCCTTTAAAAATTGCAATATCATCTTACAAGAATCCCCAAAAATCACACAATTCAGAGATGCAGACAACACTTTTTTATATCTTTTAGGGTTTGATTGTCAAAGCGCTTTAACCCTTCTAAATCCTCTAGCCAAAGCCTATCAAATCCAATTACAAATCCTTCAAGAAACTTGCGGAATAGAAATCTTACACGCCAAAGCCCTTTCACACAAATCACTTGATAATTTTTTGCAAGAAATGCAACAAACTTTTCAAAATAAAATCTTTGCGAGTTCGAATTTAGCTCAAAGTATTATCCAACTCCTTGCAAATTCCAAACAAAAAATTACAACTGCAGAGAGCTGCACTGGTGGCTTAGTGGCTTACTATCTCACCAAAGAATCAGGTGCAAGTGAAGTTTTTGAGGGGGGAATTATCAGCTATGCTAATGCCATTAAAGAATCTTGGTTAAAGGTCTCTAATAACAATCTTATTTCTTATGGCGCAGTTAGTGAGGCGGTAGTGCGCGAAATGCTAGAGGGCGCTTTGAATCTAAGTGGTGCAGATTTTGCCATTGCTACAAGTGGTGTTGCTGGACCAACTGGAGGCAGTGTTAGCAAACCTGTTGGGACAATCTTTATTGGAGTGAAATCTAAAAATGGGGAAGAAATTATCAATAGAGTCCTATTTTCTGGGGATAGAAACTATATTCAAGAACAATCTTGCCTCTATGCTTACTTGCTTTTTTTAAAACTTTTTTTCAAAACTATTGACTTTTGAAAATTTTATAGCTATAATTTCACTTCCTTTTTGATTGACCCGCTAGCTCAGTTGGTAGAGCAATTCCCTTTTAAGGAATGGGCCGTTGGTTCGAATCCAACGCGGGTCACCACTAAATAAAAGTGGCTCCTTCATCTAGCGGTTAGGATACCACCCTTTCACGGTGGCTACAGGGGTTCGAGTCCCCTAGGAGTCACCACTTTTATTTCTATATTTTTTATAATGGTCGCTTAGCTCAGTTGGTAGAGCGCCACCCTTACAAGGTGGATGTCACAAGTTCGAGTCTTGTAGCGACCACCACTTTTAGCTTTGGAGCGGTAGTTCAGTTGGTTAGAATACCTGCCTGTCACGCAGGGGGTCGCGGGTTCGAGCCCCGTCCGCTCCGCCATCATTTATTAGCAAAATCTCCAAATAGTTAAAACTTTAATCATTACTTTAACTAGTCTTTTTGACAATCTACATTTTACTTACAAATTATATTCTTTTATAAACTTTAAAACCTTATTTGTTATAATACAAAACTTAAGACTTAAAATTCGCCAAATACTAAGGAATCCTATGTTAAAAACCAAAATTTATGCTTCATTTTCAGCGCTGTATTTATTGTTTATTGCTTTAAGCATTGGTCTTATTCTTGCGAGTGCCTTTAGTGCTTCTGTGGTTTTCCGTGGGGCTAGTTTGGCAGAGGGATTAGATATTACCTTATTTCAATCTGGAATCTTAATGACACAAATCTTTATTAAAGTTAATTTTTTACTCAATATCCTTGCCTTGCTTATTCTTATTTATGAGTTAATTACTCTTCAAACCACACGCCAAAAATTTATCCCCTTACTTGGCTTTATCAATGCAATCTTAATTCTCTTATTTACTCTATATTACACACCCTACATTATAGAAGCTCAAACAATAGGAGAAAGTGCCATTGAAACCCTAGAATTTAACCAAATGCACCAACAATCTGAATTAGTCTTTAAAACCCTACTTGTCACGCTAATTTTATTATTTTTTACTCGATTCTTTGGAATTTTTAATAGCGTTTGCAAAGGTAAATAAACTCACAAAAATTGCAAGGTGCTCTTTTCTCACAAAGCTCATAAGAAAATTCCTTTTGAAGTCCCTTAAGCTCCTCTAGTCTTTCTATGAGTTTTTGTATTTTTTCTTGTAAAATTTCCTCTTCTTTAATGCTTGCTTCATAAATATCATAAAACCCAGCCCTAACTTCATTACAAGATTCTTGAAGTGCTAGAGCATATAAAATAAGCTGAAAGTCCTTTAAAGTGTCAATACTTCTTTGCAAACCAACCTTAAGATTCTTTTTATATTTATAATCCAAAACAAAAACCTCTTTTCCCCTTTTATCAATTCTATCAATCCTTCCCCTAAAGGGAATCCCACAGACTTCTAATGAAAATTCTTTTTCAAATTCAATTGGAAACCAACCTTCCTCCAAATGCTTTTTTTCAGCATAGAAAAATTTCTGCAAATATTTCTTGGCAACCTCTAGCTCAAAATATTCTCTTTTATTCTCATAAACTTGCAAATTCTCATAAGTCTCTTGCTCCAATCTTTTAAAATCCCTATGACTAGCAAAATTAGCATATGCCATTTGCAAAGCTTTATGGATTTGAGTTCCAGCATTAAAATCCTTTGGCTCCCTATAGCCCAAAACATAGCGATAATAATACTTTCTTTTGCAAGTCAATAAACACTCTAATTTTGTTACGCTCATCACTCTAAAATTCAAAGGTGCGATGATTTCCTTTTCTTTATAGCTTAGCAATTCTCCACTTAAAAAATATTCACCATATTTCCTAGAAGTTTTTTTAACTAAAGCGTTTTTGAAAATCTTTTCCTCTAACAAAAAACGCGAAGGCTCTTCTTCCTCATTTTTAACAAACATTACACTAACTTCTTTGGAATGAGCAAAAAGCTTTGCGTAATAATATTTTTGTAAATTTTCCCTATCTTTTCTTGTGGGAAGCCCAATTTTTTGACGAATTATTGAATTAAGAAAAATATCTTTTTGGCTCACTTTTGGGACATTGCTTTGATTGAATTCTGGTAAAATCACATAAGAAAAATTAATCCCCCTTGTCTCCAAAATTCCCACAACACTAATCCTTCCTCCACCAACATCATCGATTGTTTCTTTGCTTAATAGCGTAAAAAAGGCATAAATTTTATCTTTAGTCTGCAAAGAATCTAAAAACTTCAATCCAAATGAAAAATACTCCAATCTTTGCAAAATTATCTTTTTAGCCTCTTTATCCTCCCAAGTATACTCTGGCATTTCTATAATGAATTGTTCAAATTCTCCAAAATTCTGCGTAGATTCTGCTAAACTTTGAAGTTGCTTAAAAAAACTTGTTTCTTGCAACTTTTTACCCATTGCAAAATTAAAATTCCTTGCCTTATCAAAGAGTTGTAAATATTTGATAAATTCCTCATTGGGCAAAACAACACAAATCTCCTCTGGTGAAACCCCACTCTCAAGCCATAAGTCAATTTGAGTAAAAATCCCACCCACTTCAGAAATCTTACTATCAAACTCCAAAAGCTTAAGGTTATTGGGAATCTCCACTTTAGCTTCAAAGCTTAAAATCTCTAACTTTTGTTTCTCTATTTTTAGTGTAAATTTACCATTCTCCAAGGTTATTCCAAAAAGCTTTTGGTAATACTCAATATTAAAAGGATTAATAAAAACCTTTAAAAAAATTGGCTTTTGAAAGGAGATCTCTTGAAAAATATGCATTTCAAAATGACTTAAAAACCCTTCCAAATACACTTCAATGCTTTCATAAATCCCCAAAATTTCAAAAGTAATCTTATAATCTTCTAAAAAATATTGATCAAAGAAATGATTCTCTGCAAGCTTTTTACTATAAAGCTCAAAGATTCTTTTTAAAACCTGCAAGTAGTCATCATAGAATGCATAAACATCAAGTTTTTCTAGCATTTCTAATCGCACACATCCAGCGCACAATTCTTCATAAAATTTAAAAAAGAAATCTGAATTATTTAAAAATTGAGAGAAATTTTTAGCAAACTCGCTAAATTCTTTAGAGTTTGATTCTTGGATAGATTGATAAAGATAAATATGACGCAAAAATGCAGGGATTTTGCTTTTCCCCTCCACTCTTAAGACAAATTCCAAAAACTCACCAATACTCTGCGCATCAGGCAAAAATGAATCTAAATAATCCCTTTCAAAAAATGCCTTGATTGCGCGCGTGTTTGAGAATAAATAGAGTTTTGCCACTTTTAGAGATTTTCTTTAGCGATTTTTACAATATTCTCTACACTAAAGCCAAAATGCTCAAACAAAATCTCGCCCTTACCACTTGCACCAAAACCTTGCATTCCAACCACCACATCAGCTAGTGCATACCACTCCAAACCACGACTTGCTTCAATGGCAATCACTTTACCTTTCAATAAAGAATCGCGATAGGTTTTCTCTTGTTGCATTAATAAATCATAGCTTGGCACACTCACAACTCGTGTTGCCACGCCTTGTGATTCTAACTCTTTAGCACTTCTTAAAGCAAGCTCCACTTCACTCCCTGTTGCTAACAATGTGATTTGTGGCTCTTTGCTTGATTCTTGTTTTACATAAGCGCCCTTTTTTACCTGATCTTTCGCAACCTCTCCAAAAATAGGAAGATTCTGGCGACTAAGCACAAAAGCACAAGGTCCCTCAATTTCTAAAGCAACTTGCCAACAGGCAATATTTTCATTTGCATCACTTGGACGGAAAACACTTAAATTTGGCATCGCCCTAAAATGGCTAATTTGCTCGATAGGCTGATGAGTTGCCCCATCTTCTCCCACACCAATGCTATCATGCGTCCAGATATAAAACACTTTACTTTTCATCAACGAAGCTACGCGCACACTTGGGGAAAGATAGTCACTAAAGACAAAAAAAGTAGCACAAAAAGGCAAGAATAAACCATAATTAGCTAACGCATTACTAATAGCTCCCATAGCGTGTTCGCGGATTCCAAAATGGAAATTTCTCCCCTTTGGAAAATCTCCCATTCCCTTTAATTCTGTGTTATTAGAAGGTGCTAAATCTGCACTTCCGCCGATAAATCCGGGCAGCGCATTTGCAATAGCATTAAGAATCTCTCCATTACTTGCGCGAGTTGCTACGCTTTTAGTCTCATCAAATTTAGGGTATGCAATCTTAGAAAAATCCGGATTTAACATCGCTTCTAATAGGGATTTCTTATCGCTTTTTGCCAAGGTTTCTTCCCACTCTTTATTGGCTAATTCTCCCAATTCTTGTGTGTTTTTAAATCGGATTCTTGCGCTATCAGAGACAAAAAATTTCATCTTAGAATCAAAGCCCAAAGCTTTTTTTGATTCTTCAATCTCACTCTCTCCAAGTGGAGAACCATGAGATTTATGAGAACCACTTAAACGAATAGAGCCTTTTGCGATTATAGTTTTAGCAATAATCAAAACAGGTTTTTTAGAATCTTTAGCCCTACTAAGTGCTGAATCAATTTGCATAAAATCATGCCCATCAATCTCTAAAACCTCCCAACCCTGAGCCTCAAAGCGTAATTTAATATTCTCACTAAAAGCAACAGCGCAATCACCCTCAATGGTAATATTATTTGAATCGTAAATTACAATAAGATTATCCAAATTATGATGCCCAGCAAGCGAACAAGATTCATAAGAGATTCCTTCTTCTAAATCCCCATCGCCACACAAACAATAAACCTTATGAGAGATTAAATCACC from the Helicobacter colisuis genome contains:
- a CDS encoding PD-(D/E)XK nuclease family protein, with the protein product MAKLYLFSNTRAIKAFFERDYLDSFLPDAQSIGEFLEFVLRVEGKSKIPAFLRHIYLYQSIQESNSKEFSEFAKNFSQFLNNSDFFFKFYEELCAGCVRLEMLEKLDVYAFYDDYLQVLKRIFELYSKKLAENHFFDQYFLEDYKITFEILGIYESIEVYLEGFLSHFEMHIFQEISFQKPIFLKVFINPFNIEYYQKLFGITLENGKFTLKIEKQKLEILSFEAKVEIPNNLKLLEFDSKISEVGGIFTQIDLWLESGVSPEEICVVLPNEEFIKYLQLFDKARNFNFAMGKKLQETSFFKQLQSLAESTQNFGEFEQFIIEMPEYTWEDKEAKKIILQRLEYFSFGLKFLDSLQTKDKIYAFFTLLSKETIDDVGGGRISVVGILETRGINFSYVILPEFNQSNVPKVSQKDIFLNSIIRQKIGLPTRKDRENLQKYYYAKLFAHSKEVSVMFVKNEEEEPSRFLLEEKIFKNALVKKTSRKYGEYFLSGELLSYKEKEIIAPLNFRVMSVTKLECLLTCKRKYYYRYVLGYREPKDFNAGTQIHKALQMAYANFASHRDFKRLEQETYENLQVYENKREYFELEVAKKYLQKFFYAEKKHLEEGWFPIEFEKEFSLEVCGIPFRGRIDRIDKRGKEVFVLDYKYKKNLKVGLQRSIDTLKDFQLILYALALQESCNEVRAGFYDIYEASIKEEEILQEKIQKLIERLEELKGLQKEFSYELCEKRAPCNFCEFIYLCKRY
- the tkt gene encoding transketolase; this translates as MLNQSELKEYQLMADSLRFLCADMVQIANSGHPGAPMGLADIAVVLGYHLRLNPKNPQWINRDRLVFSGGHASALVYSLLHLWGFDVSLEDLKAFRSFGSKTPGHPEYKHTPGIEITTGPLGQGIANAVGFAMAGKLAQNMLGDLISHKVYCLCGDGDLEEGISYESCSLAGHHNLDNLIVIYDSNNITIEGDCAVAFSENIKLRFEAQGWEVLEIDGHDFMQIDSALSRAKDSKKPVLIIAKTIIAKGSIRLSGSHKSHGSPLGESEIEESKKALGFDSKMKFFVSDSARIRFKNTQELGELANKEWEETLAKSDKKSLLEAMLNPDFSKIAYPKFDETKSVATRASNGEILNAIANALPGFIGGSADLAPSNNTELKGMGDFPKGRNFHFGIREHAMGAISNALANYGLFLPFCATFFVFSDYLSPSVRVASLMKSKVFYIWTHDSIGVGEDGATHQPIEQISHFRAMPNLSVFRPSDANENIACWQVALEIEGPCAFVLSRQNLPIFGEVAKDQVKKGAYVKQESSKEPQITLLATGSEVELALRSAKELESQGVATRVVSVPSYDLLMQQEKTYRDSLLKGKVIAIEASRGLEWYALADVVVGMQGFGASGKGEILFEHFGFSVENIVKIAKENL